One Rickettsiales bacterium genomic window carries:
- the rsmD gene encoding 16S rRNA (guanine(966)-N(2))-methyltransferase RsmD, giving the protein MLKIIAGKYRGKRIEIKENAKIRPTGSKARGAIFNILMHGQFGASGHSPLIGKPVLDLFCGTGALGLEALSRGASHVTFVDESQASLSLARTNVQHLGEEENARFVRSDSSSLPKSYKTHSLAFLDPPYNSGLAPKSLKSLHMQGWLEPDAVIVAELAHKETLEPPEHFTVFDERHYGNTKIVFLRYTAQPSA; this is encoded by the coding sequence ATGCTTAAAATTATCGCTGGGAAATATCGTGGTAAGAGAATTGAAATCAAGGAAAATGCAAAGATACGCCCGACCGGAAGCAAGGCGCGCGGTGCTATTTTCAACATACTCATGCATGGGCAGTTCGGCGCAAGCGGCCATTCACCGCTGATCGGCAAGCCCGTACTCGACCTTTTCTGCGGAACCGGTGCACTCGGGCTGGAAGCGCTCTCGCGCGGCGCAAGCCACGTAACCTTCGTTGACGAATCCCAGGCTTCGCTTTCGCTTGCCCGCACCAATGTGCAGCATCTCGGTGAGGAAGAAAATGCGCGCTTCGTCCGCAGCGACTCCTCTTCCCTGCCCAAATCCTATAAAACCCACTCGCTCGCTTTTCTCGATCCGCCCTACAACAGCGGTCTGGCACCAAAATCGCTCAAAAGCCTGCATATGCAGGGCTGGCTTGAGCCGGACGCTGTGATTGTTGCAGAGCTTGCGCATAAGGAAACGCTGGAACCGCCCGAGCATTTCACTGTTTTTGACGAACGCCACTACGGAAACACGAAGATTGTTTTCCTGAGATACACGGCTCAACCGAGCGCCTGA
- the rho gene encoding transcription termination factor Rho — protein MRLQELKRKSPDELLTLAEEYQIENAGSMLKQDIIFAILKKVAENTPIIGEGVIELLQDGFGFLRSPEANYLAGPDDIYVSPSQVRRFGLRTGDTVEGEIRAPKDGERYFALLKVNSINFDPPDSIKHKINFDNLTPLYPDKKLQMENEKASNKNDLSTRVIDIVAPLGKGQRGLIVAPPRTGKTVILQNIAHSITANHPECFLIVLLIDERPEEVTDMQRTVKGEVVSSTFDEPASRHVQLAEMVIEKAKRLVEHKKDVVILLDSITRLARAYNTVIPSSGKVLTGGVDANALQRPKRFFGAARNIEQGGSLTIIATALIETGSRMDEVIFEEFKGTGNSELILDRKLADKRTFPAIDITKSGTRKEDLLYDKGMLTKVWVLRRILNPMGVMDGMEFLLDKLKDAKTNDDFFERMNK, from the coding sequence ATGCGTTTACAAGAATTAAAGCGTAAATCGCCCGACGAGTTACTTACGCTTGCCGAAGAATATCAGATCGAGAATGCCGGCTCGATGCTCAAACAGGACATTATTTTCGCGATCCTGAAAAAAGTTGCCGAAAACACTCCGATCATTGGCGAAGGTGTGATTGAGCTGCTGCAGGACGGATTCGGCTTCCTGCGCTCTCCCGAAGCCAATTATCTTGCAGGCCCTGACGATATTTATGTTTCACCGAGCCAGGTGCGCCGCTTCGGCCTGCGCACAGGCGATACGGTGGAAGGCGAAATCCGTGCCCCCAAAGACGGCGAGCGTTATTTTGCCCTGCTGAAAGTCAACAGCATCAACTTCGATCCGCCGGATTCCATCAAGCACAAAATTAACTTCGACAACCTTACCCCGCTCTATCCGGATAAAAAACTCCAGATGGAGAATGAAAAGGCTTCCAATAAAAATGATCTCAGCACCCGTGTGATCGACATCGTTGCCCCGCTCGGCAAAGGCCAGCGCGGATTGATCGTGGCGCCGCCGCGTACGGGTAAAACCGTTATTCTCCAGAATATCGCACACTCTATCACGGCAAACCATCCGGAATGTTTCCTGATCGTGCTGCTGATTGATGAGCGTCCTGAAGAAGTGACGGACATGCAGCGCACAGTAAAAGGTGAAGTGGTCAGTTCCACGTTCGATGAACCGGCTTCACGCCATGTCCAGTTGGCTGAAATGGTGATCGAGAAGGCGAAGCGTCTTGTGGAGCATAAGAAAGACGTGGTCATTCTGCTCGACTCCATTACGCGTCTGGCCCGTGCTTATAACACCGTGATTCCTTCTTCCGGTAAGGTTCTGACCGGCGGTGTGGATGCCAATGCGCTGCAGCGCCCGAAGCGTTTCTTCGGTGCGGCACGTAACATCGAACAGGGTGGCTCGCTCACGATTATTGCGACGGCGCTGATCGAAACCGGTTCGCGCATGGACGAAGTGATCTTTGAAGAATTCAAGGGTACGGGTAACTCCGAACTTATCCTTGACCGTAAGCTCGCCGACAAGCGTACATTCCCGGCGATCGACATCACCAAGTCCGGCACACGTAAGGAAGACCTGCTTTACGATAAGGGCATGCTTACGAAAGTATGGGTGCTGCGTCGTATCCTTAACCCGATGGGCGTTATGGACGGCATGGAGTTCCTGCTGGATAAGCTTAAAGACGCCAAGACGAATGACGATTTCTTTGAGCGTATGAATAAATAA
- a CDS encoding tetratricopeptide repeat protein, with product MLTRILSVLTALLLCLCNMPDMAYAQQQEHPADTETIEVPLQDDPFAVFIYEQTMWLVAENSAHITLDALKKNNLRSVTHIAQIPSTQAEIFTFQLSGDYSATVEKPSETAINILLHQGIHKPSSILTPYISTGTDKQSSLAIILKNIRAPITVNEPMTGSDFLVVPTSEIGSGTYPTRSFAEFNLLQTVQGVVVQKKLDAVTVDTNKEVVKVSAPLGLKFSPSIVEQLSDLPEKEPEGKAKTLFPYQRWKLSDNKNFVATEMKLFHEIAYGDMDSSNKARLKLLEIYLGQGLFAEALGMSNDILRSSYQFYRTNNVAAMRGAAHFFLHHLERAERDFASPELADDKEAAMWRTLCHQELGDSSSVFDFPGNYERYISKYPPSFIQKLAIISANASINRKDFDTALNTFNIIVKSNLDEPIQRYIEYLRGKIYSETGNEDEAQRIWEKQSSYLDDPLIRASASFSLTNMLVREDRITTDKAITQLEKLLFVWRGDSLELNILTLLGNLYLEQKRYSDALHTFREIVRYFPESAGTINVAAKMESIFVYLYNKNGADSMLALDALALFYEFRDLVPSGRDGDMMIRNLSERLVKIDLLERAAELLNQQVQNRLQGSERSRVGARLAEIYLKNHQPDKALDTLKNTGYGDLPADVQLQRIRLTAKALAAEGHSDKAIEVLNSDNSPEGSMLRLSIYWNNKDWPNVTLTAEEILSNRNDPGAPLNIEESGVLLKLATAYVYEHDAGQIQYLRDYFTPLLKDNPDRQSFLFITSESGSTDYDNLPNIDQDIKTIKTFLADTRKQGKSDKLTP from the coding sequence ATGCTGACCAGAATTCTATCCGTCCTGACGGCCCTTCTTCTTTGCCTGTGTAATATGCCGGATATGGCATATGCGCAGCAACAGGAGCACCCTGCCGATACGGAAACCATCGAAGTGCCACTGCAGGACGACCCCTTCGCTGTCTTCATTTACGAACAGACGATGTGGCTTGTGGCAGAAAACTCAGCACATATCACGCTGGACGCATTGAAAAAGAATAATCTGCGCTCCGTAACCCATATCGCCCAGATCCCCTCAACACAGGCAGAGATATTCACATTTCAGTTGAGTGGTGACTATTCCGCCACGGTCGAAAAACCTTCTGAGACCGCTATCAACATTCTCCTGCACCAGGGCATTCATAAGCCTTCATCCATCCTGACTCCTTACATCAGCACCGGAACGGATAAACAATCCTCACTGGCTATTATCCTGAAGAATATACGCGCGCCCATCACAGTGAATGAACCGATGACCGGCAGCGACTTCCTGGTAGTGCCCACCAGCGAAATCGGCAGCGGCACCTACCCTACACGCTCCTTTGCAGAATTTAACCTGCTGCAGACCGTTCAGGGTGTAGTAGTACAGAAAAAACTGGATGCGGTAACGGTCGACACAAACAAGGAAGTGGTAAAAGTTTCCGCTCCTTTAGGATTGAAATTCTCGCCCTCTATCGTCGAGCAGCTGAGCGACCTGCCGGAAAAAGAACCCGAAGGCAAAGCAAAAACACTCTTCCCCTACCAGCGCTGGAAACTCAGCGACAATAAGAACTTTGTCGCAACAGAGATGAAGCTGTTCCATGAAATTGCTTACGGCGATATGGATTCCTCCAACAAGGCCCGCCTTAAACTGCTGGAGATTTATCTCGGCCAGGGACTATTCGCGGAAGCGCTGGGCATGTCTAATGACATATTGCGCAGCAGCTATCAATTCTACCGCACAAACAACGTCGCGGCAATGCGCGGTGCAGCGCATTTCTTCTTGCACCATCTGGAGAGGGCTGAACGCGATTTTGCCTCCCCCGAACTGGCGGACGATAAAGAGGCTGCAATGTGGCGGACTCTTTGCCATCAGGAACTGGGCGATTCTTCCTCGGTGTTTGATTTTCCGGGCAATTACGAACGCTATATCAGCAAATACCCCCCTTCTTTCATCCAGAAACTGGCCATCATCTCCGCGAATGCCAGCATTAACCGAAAGGATTTCGATACCGCTCTCAACACATTCAATATTATTGTAAAGAGCAATCTGGACGAACCTATACAGCGTTATATCGAATATTTGCGCGGCAAAATCTATTCCGAAACCGGTAATGAAGATGAGGCGCAGCGTATCTGGGAAAAACAGTCAAGCTACCTGGACGATCCGTTGATACGCGCAAGCGCTTCCTTCTCCCTGACGAACATGCTCGTGCGTGAGGACAGAATTACAACGGACAAGGCCATCACTCAGCTGGAAAAGCTTTTATTCGTCTGGCGTGGCGACAGCCTGGAACTCAATATCCTAACATTGCTAGGCAACCTTTATCTTGAACAGAAACGTTATAGCGATGCACTGCACACATTCCGCGAAATCGTCCGCTACTTCCCGGAATCAGCAGGCACAATTAATGTAGCGGCCAAAATGGAATCCATTTTCGTTTATCTCTATAATAAGAACGGCGCAGACAGCATGCTGGCGCTGGATGCGCTTGCGCTCTTTTATGAGTTCAGGGATCTCGTTCCGAGCGGACGCGACGGCGATATGATGATACGTAATCTGTCGGAGCGCCTGGTGAAGATTGACCTGCTGGAAAGAGCCGCCGAACTTCTGAACCAGCAGGTGCAGAACCGTCTTCAGGGCAGCGAACGCAGCCGTGTGGGCGCAAGGCTCGCCGAGATTTACCTGAAGAATCACCAGCCGGACAAAGCGCTCGATACCCTGAAAAACACTGGTTACGGCGATCTTCCAGCGGATGTCCAGCTACAGCGCATTCGCCTGACGGCAAAAGCACTCGCGGCAGAGGGCCACTCGGATAAGGCTATTGAAGTATTGAACAGCGACAACAGTCCCGAAGGCAGCATGCTGCGCCTGAGCATCTACTGGAACAATAAGGACTGGCCCAACGTAACACTGACGGCCGAGGAAATCCTCAGCAACCGTAACGATCCCGGTGCACCTCTCAATATTGAAGAATCAGGAGTGCTACTGAAACTGGCTACGGCTTACGTCTATGAGCATGATGCCGGACAGATACAATATCTGCGCGATTATTTTACACCCCTGCTGAAAGACAATCCGGACAGGCAAAGCTTCCTCTTTATCACGAGCGAATCAGGCTCGACCGATTACGACAACCTGCCCAATATCGACCAGGATATCAAAACCATCAAAACCTTCCTCGCGGACACCCGCAAGCAAGGCAAGAGCGATAAACTGACTCCATAA
- a CDS encoding type II secretion system F family protein, producing the protein MNQQLMLQIAPLAAVFCILLFLLLWKSDRSRRIEQRIQRMKNRKSGVVVQKQVDALTLRRKTQEHSVPIIGVIISKLPTQAALKARLERAGLAIPTDRYVMGSAGVVALCVGLFLLTGKSAFGGIIVGVMLGVVVPHFVIGFLGGRRIKKFLVLFPDAIDFIVRGLRSGLPVTESMNIVGNEMAEPIRSIFSHIGESVRLGVPLDKALQDMARKLNSTEFNFFVTSIILQRETGGNLSEILNNLSDVLRKRLMMRLKIKAMSSEAKASAMIVGSLPFIVILALRFVSPGYLDPLIDTAKGNMIALGCGFSLALGIGIMIKMTKFEI; encoded by the coding sequence ATGAACCAGCAATTAATGCTTCAGATAGCGCCGCTCGCAGCCGTTTTCTGCATACTGCTCTTCCTATTGTTATGGAAAAGCGACCGTAGCAGGCGTATCGAACAACGCATTCAGCGCATGAAGAATCGTAAATCCGGTGTCGTGGTCCAAAAGCAAGTGGATGCGCTTACCTTGCGCCGCAAGACACAGGAACATTCCGTTCCCATTATCGGTGTCATCATCAGTAAATTGCCTACGCAGGCGGCGCTCAAGGCCAGACTGGAACGCGCAGGCCTGGCTATTCCTACAGACCGTTACGTTATGGGCTCTGCGGGTGTTGTTGCGCTTTGTGTCGGTCTGTTTCTGCTGACTGGCAAGTCGGCGTTCGGCGGCATCATAGTTGGGGTGATGCTGGGCGTGGTTGTCCCGCATTTTGTTATCGGTTTTCTGGGAGGGCGCAGGATCAAAAAATTCCTGGTGCTGTTTCCGGATGCAATTGACTTCATCGTACGCGGGTTGCGATCCGGTCTGCCGGTAACGGAATCCATGAATATCGTCGGCAATGAGATGGCGGAGCCGATCAGGAGCATATTTTCCCATATCGGAGAATCGGTAAGGCTTGGCGTGCCGCTGGACAAAGCTTTGCAGGATATGGCGCGAAAGCTCAATTCGACGGAATTTAACTTCTTTGTTACCAGTATTATTCTTCAGCGTGAAACGGGTGGTAACCTTTCGGAAATCCTTAATAATCTTTCTGACGTATTGCGTAAGCGCCTCATGATGCGGCTTAAAATTAAAGCGATGTCATCGGAAGCAAAAGCATCCGCCATGATTGTCGGCTCACTGCCGTTTATCGTGATTCTGGCGTTGCGGTTTGTTTCGCCGGGCTATCTCGATCCGCTTATAGATACGGCCAAGGGCAATATGATTGCACTGGGATGTGGTTTCAGCCTGGCGCTTGGAATCGGCATCATGATTAAAATGACGAAGTTCGAGATTTAA
- a CDS encoding type II secretion system F family protein has protein sequence MPILQYLPDIKANDVYMFLTGLMGLVVLYMLATSMFETQRRAARVRSLHQRRALLKGQLMAPRKRGKKSGSSSTSVDLIRLIVDKMNLIQKSQVGKMTKTLSNAGYRSKDAIFIYAFFQLVGPIFAFVVGIYDLDIKFSDPFADKTNLMILLGMVLLGFKLPQLIVSNALKKRYHKVQQGLSDTLDLMMICAEAGLSLAASLDRVSRELGMTYPELAEELALTSIELGFLPDRKKALSNLVERVDIPEIRGVAGVLIQTEKYGTPVAQALRVLAAEFRTQRMLRAEQKAARLPAIMTVPMIVFILPTLFVVILAPALIKLFATI, from the coding sequence ATGCCGATTCTTCAGTACCTCCCCGATATTAAAGCCAATGACGTTTACATGTTTCTCACAGGCCTGATGGGGCTTGTGGTGCTGTATATGCTTGCCACCAGCATGTTTGAGACCCAGCGCAGAGCAGCCCGTGTACGGTCACTTCACCAGCGCAGAGCGCTTCTGAAGGGGCAGCTAATGGCGCCGCGCAAACGCGGCAAGAAAAGTGGCTCCAGCTCAACCAGCGTGGATCTGATACGTCTGATTGTTGACAAGATGAACCTGATCCAGAAGTCACAGGTCGGAAAGATGACCAAAACACTTTCCAATGCCGGTTACCGCTCGAAAGATGCGATTTTTATCTATGCATTTTTCCAGCTGGTGGGACCGATTTTTGCCTTCGTAGTGGGAATTTACGATCTGGACATTAAATTTTCCGATCCGTTTGCTGACAAGACGAATTTGATGATATTGCTAGGGATGGTGCTGCTGGGGTTCAAACTGCCGCAGCTTATCGTCAGCAATGCGTTGAAGAAACGCTATCACAAGGTTCAGCAGGGGCTTTCCGACACTCTGGATCTTATGATGATCTGCGCGGAAGCGGGATTGAGTCTCGCCGCTTCGCTCGACCGTGTGTCGCGCGAGCTTGGCATGACCTATCCCGAACTGGCTGAAGAGCTTGCTCTGACTTCGATTGAGCTCGGCTTCCTGCCGGACCGTAAGAAAGCGCTCAGTAATCTCGTGGAACGTGTTGATATTCCCGAAATACGTGGTGTGGCGGGGGTGTTGATTCAAACTGAGAAATATGGGACACCTGTTGCGCAGGCGCTACGCGTGCTGGCGGCGGAGTTCAGAACCCAGCGCATGCTGCGTGCCGAGCAGAAGGCCGCGCGCCTTCCGGCAATCATGACGGTTCCCATGATCGTTTTCATTCTGCCGACCCTGTTCGTGGTGATCTTAGCCCCGGCATTGATTAAACTTTTTGCAACGATATAG
- the tig gene encoding trigger factor, producing the protein MQVTEVKNEGLKREFTVKLDAKTLNEKTEARLESMSKNMKIDGFRPGHVPMNVLKKRYGKHVAGEVMEGSVNEATQNVLREKNLTPAMQPKVEVTAYEEGGDLEFKIDMEVLPEVPELDFSQIALDKLTCDIDEKEVDEAIERLAERNQNFVREKEGAKAKKGNRAVIDFTGKVDGVAFEGGAAKKFALELGSGSFIAGFEDQIVGAKEGDDLVVKVTFPENYHKADLSGKPAEFDVHVHEILKGEKPEVNDEFAKKFGFENLEGLKKAIKDQLGGDHESMSRVKIKKQLFDDLDKRLTFPVPQSMFDAEFKAIWDKLEQAKKEGDEAISSKSDEELRTEYTKIAERRVKLGIALSDIAAKNKLQITQEELSRAVMQQARQFPGQERAIFDFYQKNPQYLQELRGPIMEEKAVDLILGKAKVTERKVSQEELMKEIDEDAPAAEEKPKKKKAANS; encoded by the coding sequence ATGCAAGTCACCGAAGTTAAAAATGAAGGCCTCAAGCGCGAATTTACCGTAAAGCTGGATGCCAAAACCCTTAACGAGAAGACGGAAGCCCGCCTGGAGTCGATGTCCAAGAACATGAAGATCGACGGATTCCGCCCCGGTCATGTGCCCATGAACGTGCTGAAGAAGCGCTATGGAAAACATGTCGCCGGCGAAGTTATGGAAGGTTCGGTGAATGAAGCGACCCAGAACGTTCTGCGTGAAAAGAACCTGACGCCTGCCATGCAGCCCAAAGTGGAAGTCACCGCTTACGAAGAAGGCGGCGATCTGGAATTCAAGATCGATATGGAAGTGCTGCCGGAAGTGCCGGAACTGGATTTCTCCCAGATTGCACTCGATAAACTGACTTGCGATATCGATGAAAAGGAAGTCGATGAGGCGATTGAACGTCTTGCAGAGCGTAACCAGAACTTCGTGCGTGAAAAAGAAGGCGCGAAAGCTAAAAAGGGCAACCGTGCCGTGATCGATTTCACCGGCAAGGTGGATGGTGTGGCGTTTGAAGGCGGTGCTGCAAAGAAGTTCGCGCTTGAACTCGGCAGCGGCAGCTTCATCGCGGGGTTTGAAGACCAGATTGTCGGCGCCAAGGAAGGTGACGACTTGGTTGTAAAAGTTACGTTCCCGGAAAACTACCATAAGGCCGATCTTTCCGGTAAGCCCGCTGAATTCGACGTGCATGTGCATGAAATCCTCAAAGGCGAAAAACCGGAAGTGAATGACGAATTCGCCAAGAAATTCGGCTTCGAGAACCTCGAAGGCCTCAAGAAAGCAATCAAAGATCAGCTGGGCGGCGACCATGAATCCATGTCGCGCGTGAAGATCAAAAAGCAATTGTTTGACGATCTGGACAAGCGCCTGACGTTCCCCGTTCCGCAAAGCATGTTCGACGCTGAATTCAAGGCGATCTGGGACAAGCTGGAACAGGCGAAGAAAGAAGGCGACGAAGCGATTTCCAGCAAGAGCGACGAAGAGCTGCGCACCGAATACACCAAGATCGCTGAACGCCGTGTAAAGCTCGGTATTGCGCTTTCGGATATCGCTGCCAAGAATAAGCTCCAGATCACGCAGGAAGAACTTTCCCGTGCTGTGATGCAGCAGGCGAGGCAGTTCCCGGGCCAGGAACGCGCTATCTTTGATTTCTACCAGAAAAACCCGCAGTATCTGCAGGAGCTGCGTGGCCCAATCATGGAAGAAAAAGCAGTCGATCTGATTCTCGGCAAAGCCAAGGTGACCGAACGCAAGGTTTCCCAGGAAGAGCTGATGAAGGAAATCGACGAAGACGCTCCGGCTGCCGAGGAAAAGCCTAAGAAGAAAAAGGCTGCTAACTCTTAA
- the clpP gene encoding ATP-dependent Clp endopeptidase proteolytic subunit ClpP, whose translation MDLVPMVVEQSSRGERAYDIFSRLLKERIIFLTGQVHDGMASLIVAQLLFLESENPDKEISMYINSPGGVVTAGLSIYDTMQYIKPKVSTLCIGQAASMGSLLLTAGATGKRFATPNARIMIHQPSGGFQGQASDIEIHAKEIISLRHRLNEIYVKHTSQKLSTVEKAMDRDNFMSAEAAKDFGLIDEIVDSRHPEKAAADKKK comes from the coding sequence ATGGACCTCGTCCCGATGGTAGTGGAACAGAGCAGCCGCGGCGAACGTGCGTATGACATTTTCTCCCGCCTGCTGAAAGAACGCATTATCTTCCTGACCGGACAGGTGCATGACGGCATGGCTTCGCTGATCGTGGCGCAGCTGCTGTTCCTTGAATCGGAAAACCCGGACAAGGAAATCTCCATGTACATCAACTCGCCGGGTGGCGTTGTGACTGCAGGTCTGTCGATCTACGACACGATGCAGTACATCAAGCCGAAGGTTTCCACGCTCTGCATCGGCCAGGCAGCTTCCATGGGCTCCCTGCTGCTCACGGCAGGTGCTACCGGTAAGCGTTTTGCTACGCCGAACGCACGCATCATGATCCACCAGCCTTCCGGCGGGTTCCAGGGTCAGGCTTCGGATATCGAAATCCACGCCAAGGAAATCATCTCGCTGCGTCACCGTCTCAATGAGATCTATGTGAAGCATACCAGCCAGAAGCTTTCCACCGTTGAAAAGGCAATGGATCGCGATAATTTCATGTCCGCTGAAGCGGCTAAGGATTTCGGCCTGATCGACGAAATCGTTGACAGCCGTCATCCGGAAAAAGCTGCAGCCGATAAGAAGAAATAA